Proteins encoded within one genomic window of Apis mellifera strain DH4 linkage group LG1, Amel_HAv3.1, whole genome shotgun sequence:
- the LOC727479 gene encoding zinc transporter 1 isoform X2, whose product MFCVLMVMAVKEWFRRLQPVQLYLVLFFTTAFFLVEIVASHVTHSLTLLLNAYHMLCNIIALVGCIASIKYSHRQNGYNGNSTSSSLRNSVICINDDERSSSTSLSTKTKQSRSDRRMKNTFGWARIDIVTMLVCCVFLASFCFSLLVEAMQTLVHIDHLDEMHHPLPVLTIGACGIFLNAFCYILIGGYTFNQGIVLHVTMNGDVILRRNVNSQQTKEGEQQLSSQTRRSPLGIPKSQGLRETCRDALGCVFVILVSILVYFTDSGVAKYIDPLFAIISSISLFALSYSYMKESGLILLQTIPNHINIDSLKRELLEAFPGIVNVHDLHIWQLTGQKIISTVHIIFLDPTVYTTITDQVTAFFREMGITQVTIQPEFHKMRPNMEKTGCLIRCHGEHCSSSQCCSKEKFIEDSCSDLSTKKQGQSINKKFEKKEIIPSSTTIDLKKFAIHDEESSQSCQTITNQPDGSSCQSKNKQRQSDKDNTRDESSYAINVDVNDGNHVSCIMNHSNTNPEVAS is encoded by the exons ATGTTTTGTGTGTTAAT GGTCATGGCTGTGAAAGAATGGTTCAGAAGACTACAGCCGGTCCAGTTGTACCTGGTCCTGTTCTTCACCACCGCTTTCTTCCTCGTCGAGATAGTCGCTAGCCATGTGACTCATTCACTGACATTGCTACTAAACGCTTATCATATGCTATGCAACATTATTGCACTTGTCGGTTGTATCGCATCAATTAAG TATAGTCATCGTCAAAATGGTTACAATGGTAACAGCACTTCTAGTTCGTTACGAAATTctgttatttgtataaatgacGATGAACGAAGTTCTTCCACATCTCTATCAACAAAAACTaag caatcACGATCGGATAGGCGAATGAAAAACACTTTCGGTTGGGCGAGGATAGATATTGTCACGATGCTCGTCTGCTGCGTATTTCTAGCATCCTTCTGTTTTTCCTTACTGGTTGAAGCTATGCAGACGTTGGTACATATAGATCACTTGGACGAAATGCACCATCCACTGCCTGTTCTTACAATTGGTGCATGTGGAATCTTCCTCAACGcgttttgttatatattaattggagGATATACCTTCAATCAAGGTATTGTTCTCCACGTCACGATGAACGGAGATGTAATATTACGAAG AAATGTTAATTCACAACAAACGAAGGAGGGTGAACAACAGTTATCTTCACAAACCAGACGAAGTCCATTGGGCATACCAAAGAGCCAAGGACTTCGAGAAACATGTCGTGACGCTTTGGGCTGTGTTTTCGTTATCTTGGTATCTATTCTAGTATATTTCACCGATTCTGGCGTAGCCAAATATATCGATCCACTTTTCGCTattatttcttccatttcacTCTTCGCCCTCAGTTATTCATATA tgAAAGAATCGGGTTTGATATTGCTTCAAACCATTCCTAATCACATAAACATCGATTCTCTCAAAAGAGAATTGTTAGAAGCTTTCCCCGGGATTGTGAACGTCCACGACTTACACATATGGCAATTAACgggacaaaaaataatatcgacaGTCCACATCATATTCTTGGACCCAACG GTATATACCACTATTACTGATCAAGTAACAGCATTTTTTAGAGAAATGGGAATAACTCAAGTTACGATACAGCCGGAATTCCATaag ATGAGGCCAAACATGGAGAAAACCGGTTGTCTAATTCGTTGCCATGGTGAACATTGTAGTTCATCTCAATGttgttcaaaagaaaaatttatcgaagacTCATGCTCAGATTTATCAACCAAGAAACAAGGACAATCTATAAACaagaaattcgagaaaaaggaaatcatTCCTTCTTCAACTACAATTGATCTTAAGAAATTCGCTATTCATGATGAAGAAAGTTCACAATCGTGTCAAACGATTACAAATCAACCTGACGGAAGCTCATGCCAatcaaaaaacaaacaaaggCAAAGTGATAAAGATAATACGAGAGACGAAAGTTCCTATGCGATAAACGTAGATGTTAACGATGGAAATCATGTTTCATGTATCATGAATCACAGTAATACTAATCCAGAGGTCGCatcataa
- the LOC727479 gene encoding zinc transporter 1 isoform X1 — protein sequence MMSGGDRTLARKRVDNWICVDMLLFPSKLCTKNCMGVMAVKEWFRRLQPVQLYLVLFFTTAFFLVEIVASHVTHSLTLLLNAYHMLCNIIALVGCIASIKYSHRQNGYNGNSTSSSLRNSVICINDDERSSSTSLSTKTKQSRSDRRMKNTFGWARIDIVTMLVCCVFLASFCFSLLVEAMQTLVHIDHLDEMHHPLPVLTIGACGIFLNAFCYILIGGYTFNQGIVLHVTMNGDVILRRNVNSQQTKEGEQQLSSQTRRSPLGIPKSQGLRETCRDALGCVFVILVSILVYFTDSGVAKYIDPLFAIISSISLFALSYSYMKESGLILLQTIPNHINIDSLKRELLEAFPGIVNVHDLHIWQLTGQKIISTVHIIFLDPTVYTTITDQVTAFFREMGITQVTIQPEFHKMRPNMEKTGCLIRCHGEHCSSSQCCSKEKFIEDSCSDLSTKKQGQSINKKFEKKEIIPSSTTIDLKKFAIHDEESSQSCQTITNQPDGSSCQSKNKQRQSDKDNTRDESSYAINVDVNDGNHVSCIMNHSNTNPEVAS from the exons GGTCATGGCTGTGAAAGAATGGTTCAGAAGACTACAGCCGGTCCAGTTGTACCTGGTCCTGTTCTTCACCACCGCTTTCTTCCTCGTCGAGATAGTCGCTAGCCATGTGACTCATTCACTGACATTGCTACTAAACGCTTATCATATGCTATGCAACATTATTGCACTTGTCGGTTGTATCGCATCAATTAAG TATAGTCATCGTCAAAATGGTTACAATGGTAACAGCACTTCTAGTTCGTTACGAAATTctgttatttgtataaatgacGATGAACGAAGTTCTTCCACATCTCTATCAACAAAAACTaag caatcACGATCGGATAGGCGAATGAAAAACACTTTCGGTTGGGCGAGGATAGATATTGTCACGATGCTCGTCTGCTGCGTATTTCTAGCATCCTTCTGTTTTTCCTTACTGGTTGAAGCTATGCAGACGTTGGTACATATAGATCACTTGGACGAAATGCACCATCCACTGCCTGTTCTTACAATTGGTGCATGTGGAATCTTCCTCAACGcgttttgttatatattaattggagGATATACCTTCAATCAAGGTATTGTTCTCCACGTCACGATGAACGGAGATGTAATATTACGAAG AAATGTTAATTCACAACAAACGAAGGAGGGTGAACAACAGTTATCTTCACAAACCAGACGAAGTCCATTGGGCATACCAAAGAGCCAAGGACTTCGAGAAACATGTCGTGACGCTTTGGGCTGTGTTTTCGTTATCTTGGTATCTATTCTAGTATATTTCACCGATTCTGGCGTAGCCAAATATATCGATCCACTTTTCGCTattatttcttccatttcacTCTTCGCCCTCAGTTATTCATATA tgAAAGAATCGGGTTTGATATTGCTTCAAACCATTCCTAATCACATAAACATCGATTCTCTCAAAAGAGAATTGTTAGAAGCTTTCCCCGGGATTGTGAACGTCCACGACTTACACATATGGCAATTAACgggacaaaaaataatatcgacaGTCCACATCATATTCTTGGACCCAACG GTATATACCACTATTACTGATCAAGTAACAGCATTTTTTAGAGAAATGGGAATAACTCAAGTTACGATACAGCCGGAATTCCATaag ATGAGGCCAAACATGGAGAAAACCGGTTGTCTAATTCGTTGCCATGGTGAACATTGTAGTTCATCTCAATGttgttcaaaagaaaaatttatcgaagacTCATGCTCAGATTTATCAACCAAGAAACAAGGACAATCTATAAACaagaaattcgagaaaaaggaaatcatTCCTTCTTCAACTACAATTGATCTTAAGAAATTCGCTATTCATGATGAAGAAAGTTCACAATCGTGTCAAACGATTACAAATCAACCTGACGGAAGCTCATGCCAatcaaaaaacaaacaaaggCAAAGTGATAAAGATAATACGAGAGACGAAAGTTCCTATGCGATAAACGTAGATGTTAACGATGGAAATCATGTTTCATGTATCATGAATCACAGTAATACTAATCCAGAGGTCGCatcataa
- the LOC727479 gene encoding zinc transporter 1 isoform X3, whose amino-acid sequence MAVKEWFRRLQPVQLYLVLFFTTAFFLVEIVASHVTHSLTLLLNAYHMLCNIIALVGCIASIKYSHRQNGYNGNSTSSSLRNSVICINDDERSSSTSLSTKTKQSRSDRRMKNTFGWARIDIVTMLVCCVFLASFCFSLLVEAMQTLVHIDHLDEMHHPLPVLTIGACGIFLNAFCYILIGGYTFNQGIVLHVTMNGDVILRRNVNSQQTKEGEQQLSSQTRRSPLGIPKSQGLRETCRDALGCVFVILVSILVYFTDSGVAKYIDPLFAIISSISLFALSYSYMKESGLILLQTIPNHINIDSLKRELLEAFPGIVNVHDLHIWQLTGQKIISTVHIIFLDPTVYTTITDQVTAFFREMGITQVTIQPEFHKMRPNMEKTGCLIRCHGEHCSSSQCCSKEKFIEDSCSDLSTKKQGQSINKKFEKKEIIPSSTTIDLKKFAIHDEESSQSCQTITNQPDGSSCQSKNKQRQSDKDNTRDESSYAINVDVNDGNHVSCIMNHSNTNPEVAS is encoded by the exons ATGGCTGTGAAAGAATGGTTCAGAAGACTACAGCCGGTCCAGTTGTACCTGGTCCTGTTCTTCACCACCGCTTTCTTCCTCGTCGAGATAGTCGCTAGCCATGTGACTCATTCACTGACATTGCTACTAAACGCTTATCATATGCTATGCAACATTATTGCACTTGTCGGTTGTATCGCATCAATTAAG TATAGTCATCGTCAAAATGGTTACAATGGTAACAGCACTTCTAGTTCGTTACGAAATTctgttatttgtataaatgacGATGAACGAAGTTCTTCCACATCTCTATCAACAAAAACTaag caatcACGATCGGATAGGCGAATGAAAAACACTTTCGGTTGGGCGAGGATAGATATTGTCACGATGCTCGTCTGCTGCGTATTTCTAGCATCCTTCTGTTTTTCCTTACTGGTTGAAGCTATGCAGACGTTGGTACATATAGATCACTTGGACGAAATGCACCATCCACTGCCTGTTCTTACAATTGGTGCATGTGGAATCTTCCTCAACGcgttttgttatatattaattggagGATATACCTTCAATCAAGGTATTGTTCTCCACGTCACGATGAACGGAGATGTAATATTACGAAG AAATGTTAATTCACAACAAACGAAGGAGGGTGAACAACAGTTATCTTCACAAACCAGACGAAGTCCATTGGGCATACCAAAGAGCCAAGGACTTCGAGAAACATGTCGTGACGCTTTGGGCTGTGTTTTCGTTATCTTGGTATCTATTCTAGTATATTTCACCGATTCTGGCGTAGCCAAATATATCGATCCACTTTTCGCTattatttcttccatttcacTCTTCGCCCTCAGTTATTCATATA tgAAAGAATCGGGTTTGATATTGCTTCAAACCATTCCTAATCACATAAACATCGATTCTCTCAAAAGAGAATTGTTAGAAGCTTTCCCCGGGATTGTGAACGTCCACGACTTACACATATGGCAATTAACgggacaaaaaataatatcgacaGTCCACATCATATTCTTGGACCCAACG GTATATACCACTATTACTGATCAAGTAACAGCATTTTTTAGAGAAATGGGAATAACTCAAGTTACGATACAGCCGGAATTCCATaag ATGAGGCCAAACATGGAGAAAACCGGTTGTCTAATTCGTTGCCATGGTGAACATTGTAGTTCATCTCAATGttgttcaaaagaaaaatttatcgaagacTCATGCTCAGATTTATCAACCAAGAAACAAGGACAATCTATAAACaagaaattcgagaaaaaggaaatcatTCCTTCTTCAACTACAATTGATCTTAAGAAATTCGCTATTCATGATGAAGAAAGTTCACAATCGTGTCAAACGATTACAAATCAACCTGACGGAAGCTCATGCCAatcaaaaaacaaacaaaggCAAAGTGATAAAGATAATACGAGAGACGAAAGTTCCTATGCGATAAACGTAGATGTTAACGATGGAAATCATGTTTCATGTATCATGAATCACAGTAATACTAATCCAGAGGTCGCatcataa